Genomic segment of Salvia splendens isolate huo1 chromosome 12, SspV2, whole genome shotgun sequence:
AGCAAGAGCATATTGAAGAGACAGAACTGGAGCAAGGGCCGAGAGCAACCCTGAGTTTGAGCAGCCAAATGAAGAACCATATTGTGCAGTTCCTTCAACAGCAATGCCAAGCTGGAGCACTGCCACATGGTTCATTTCAAGAGGCAACCAAGAGATTCAAAGTGCATAGAAGGACAGTGAGCCGCGTATGGGGGATAGCCAAGCAACAAATTGAAGATGGGAAACCTGTTATCATGAGGGGCAGAGCATCAGGATATACTAAGAAAACATGTAAAGTacattttgatgatgataagTTCAGACAATTGTCTTTTCTTGAGAGATCTTGCTATAGAAAACTTGCTTGTAAAATGGGCATTAGCAAGACAAAAGTTGGTAGATGGGCAAAGAATAACCTGATAAGGCCACATACAAATGCCATAAAACCAGCACTCACTGAAGCAAACAAAATCAGTAGAATGAGATGGTGTCTTACTCATATTCAGCCAGCTCTGGATGAATGGAAGCTTCTTTATCATGCTATGCACAACACAGTTCATATTGATGAGAAATGGTTTTACATGACAAAGGCTTCAGACAGATACTACATGTTGCCGGATAAGGATGAGCCTTACAGGTCTTGCAGATCAAAAAGATTCATCACAAAAGTGATGTTCATGTGTGCTGTAAGTAGGCCACAGTTTGACACAGATGGGCAGACCATCTTTGATGGTAAAATATGCATATTCCCATTCACAGAACAAGTTCCAGCCAAAAGGATGTCAAAGAATAGGTCAAGAGGGACACTAGAGACAAAGCCTATCCCATCAGTTAACAAGGAAGCAATGAGAGAATGTCTCTTGAATCAGGTATGGATATTTTTCCCCCTCACATTCCTATAAGACATTGGTAATGTCATCACTTAgccatattttcatttattcatAAATAATGCACAGATTATTCCAGCAATCAAGGCTAAGTGGCCAACCAATGCAAGCAAGGAGATATATATCCAACAAGACAATGCCAAACCTCACCTAAAATCCTCTGACTCACAATTTGATGATCTTGCAAGTTCAGATGGATTTAAATTCCATCTAATTAGCCAACCAGCCAACTACCCAGACACCAATGTATTGAACCTTGGCTTTTTCAGGGCCATACAATCACTACAAGATGATAAACTAGCCACCAAAATAGATGAATTATTAGGTAATGTTTGGAGTTCTTTTGAGGAACTCACACCACAAACTCTGAACAATGTTTTTTTAACATTGCAAAGCTGTCTCATTAAGATCCTAGAAGTGCATGGGGGCAACAATTACAAAATACCCCACTTGAACAAAGAAAGGCTGAGAAGGGCAGTGGGGCTTCCTACATCACTTGAAGTTGAGGAGAATCTGGTAAAAGAAAACTTAGAGTATCTAATACTCCCTCAGAATGATGTGGGTACCTCATATGACATAGGGCATCTAATCAATGTTTTACAGATCTAGATAGGCCACTTGGATCATAGGGTTTACAGTATAAGCATCAAAATAGTTTGGTGTTTAGTATGTAAACttgtttttttgttatagtCTTCATTTTGGGTTAGGATAACTAGGCTGCATTCTGGGATAGGGTAACTAGGCTTGCTTACAACTCTAGAAGCTGCATTTTGTATGAATTCCAAGTGTAATTCATGGCTGGTGTGTGTTTTGTTATCAAAATTAcaaatcagagcctccaaaccatcaaaggGGTGGCTAAGTTCACAAAAAACCAACCATTACAGAGGCATCATAGTTGAGCATGCATAACTCTCAGAAAAACATCATCACAGAGGAACAAAAGTGCAATTCAGAGCCAACAAACCAATCAAAGACAGTAAACATgcaaatcagagcctccaaaccatcaaaggAGTGGCTAAGTTCACAAAAAAACCAACCATTACAGAGGCATCATAGCTGAGCATGCATAACTCTCAGAAAAACATCATCACAGAGGAACAAAAGTGCAATTCAGAGCCAACAAACCAACCAAATACAGTAAACTTgcaaatcagagcctccaaaccatcaaaggGGTGGCTAAGTTCACAAAAAAACCAACCAATGCAGTGAATACACAAATAATCAGATGTAATTCATCAGAAAAACTGCATCATGGAGTATCAAACAAACCAACACAACCAAGACTATGATAACCCTCAATCAATTCAACTAAAACAGCCTCCAAACCCTACACAGGGGGTGGCTTAGAATTGAAAAAATACTCACAGATTAGATGAGATCTTTCATGCTAGGCAACAAGATCAACAACATTGCCTTTTCATTCTCGGTGTACTCCACCTTTGATGAGGACTGTGGTTGAGGTTCAGATTCGtcaaaggggagggatggtGCTTGTGTTTCAGAGTCTTCATAGGGTTGGAATGGTGGGGGATGTTCAGATCCGTGCAAGCCCTCCGACGGCGCCTGCGTTTCAGAGTCGTCATGGGGGTGGAACGGTGGTTGGCGTTCAGCCCCGTCAAAGCCCTCAGACGGTGGCTGggtttcagatccgtcgaaGAAGCCAGTCGGTGGGGGAAGCTCAGTTTCTTTGACGACGTCAGACCCATCAATGCCCCCAAACCATCTTCGATTTCCCGATCGGTGGTAACAATCGACCATTCGGTCGATTTCCCACCGTGCAATCACTTCCGATGGTGTATCAGGGACGATTAGGGTTCCGGGAGGTGTATCAAAAGATGGCAATGATTCAAACTCTGGCAATGGATCCCATTCATCGGCCATGGGAAGCGAATAGAGAGAGACGGTGATGGAGTAATCGTCAGATTTAGATCGACGATTATAGTAGGAGCCGATTAGGGTTCCTACAATTAGGAAtagagagagatgagaaaggTGGAGTGAGAGTGAAATGAAAGTCAAATGAGGGTGttgggggtggggtggggtgggttaagattttgttttttttttttggtttatttttggATAGATAATGACATTTGGGTGTAATTTTGTTGAATAATGGGGtaaaattttatgtccaaatatggaAAATTCAAAATGTGACTCTAAAACTGGGACGGACTTTTATGGCAAAATGTGACTCcaaaactgggacggagggagtaatacgcTATTCATTcactatttaaaaaattattttattattttgaattgTCCATCATTTATGGAACTATTTAGTTTATTCCACTTTTGATACGTGGAGatcttacattccactaattttttcactcACAATccattactataaaactaatgtaCTAAAactaggtctcacattccactcatccactcattttttCCCTTTTACCTTTTTTATAatgtcaaacaatttcttaaaactcgtgtgaGTCAAAATAGCTCTTTAAATGGTTGAAGGAGGGAGTAAAAACACATCTACAGACCTTTGTACTACATTTGGTTTCATTAGAGCATGCACAAAAACGCTCTCCACGAAGAGCAtgctcttcactattcatgggtctgaccccacttttattcatattttattctttactTTTAGCTAAGGCACGACACCCACAACCATGCAAGAGCATGCTCTTTACTATTCATGAATCtcactattctattattcaagTCAAACTagaattactaaaaacatttcacTAATAATAAAACTTCATTAATAAACCCAAAAATGGCATtacaaattctaaaaaaataaaaaatgacatcatttaaatcctaaaaataaaaagcacattaaaaattacataatttcaaATCATAgttaatactctctctgtcccggctaagatgacacatttcttgacCGACACggaattttaggagttattggttaaagtgtttaaatggagagagaaaaaggtgagtgtatgtattaaaatagagacagaaagaaagatgaatattttaataggggtgaaaaaaagtgattgagtgtattaattggagagagaaagtttccaaaaaaggaaatctGTCACCTTAGTTGggcaaactaaaaaggaaaacatgtcatcttaagcgggacggagggagtaaaatataATGTTACTCTTCTAGCGGCGGTGGAGGCATGTTCAAACGAGACATGAGGAGTGCCATTGTTTGTTGATATGTCGCTCGTACTGATGGCGACATACGAGAAGGGTCGGCCATTGTAGCGACGTGcaacattccaaataaaataGTTGTGGAAGAATCGGGGGAAATTTGGTTTGGCCCGTCTCGTCCCATTCCTCTCGCTTGGTTTGGCTCATTGAAAAAATATTTGAGAGATAGTTTGGTTTGATGTGAAAAATTGAGTAATAAATTTGAAAGAttaatgggctagattagattaataagAAATAATTCTATTGGGCTTGGTCCAATGTTACATTTATTCTATTATATATATGCTATATTGTAGAGAATAGAAGATACAGAAAACCTAATTTTCTAAGAGAGAAGAGCGGCTACGTTCACAAGAgatttcctagctttctctatagaacgattgtaccgaggaattgttcctgcatcatatcagaatacacgtggacctcgatagtagtggattcaacttgcaggacacaatcgtagaagaaaacaacacaacaagtaagatttagtttcgttgtgtattacgtgttcaacttgcaatatgattataaaTCTAGATCttttattcttgtctgcaatttccgttgcgctcattagatgaatacaagaattcctaacagtggtatcagagctcggggctcgattcataattattttgttatgtTTGCTGATTACATGTGGATTAATCATGTTATTGTAATTGGGATGAAATTTTGGAAACAAACGGTTTTAAGAAACTGCTTTAGATTCAAAATTTCGAATCTTGAATCAgaacaaaatttttgaaaaatctttCACTGTTTACACAAACGCAAACAACGCGGAAGATTTATAATGGCACATTCATATTGCTCAAGCGAATACCATTAATAACCgagtaaattaaaagaaagcAGCAAAGCGGAATCCCTTCATCTGAGTGTAAAACAGAGATACTTACAGGAAAGAAGGAAAGGTACAGAGGTGCCATTGAATTATGGTTACAGAGAAAAGATGAAATTCATCGATGGTTTGCAATTGGATTTGCAAATTGTAAAGCAACCGGTCGGTGTCGCACCACATGTTGATTATTTGTGGATTAGCTTTGATACTGAATCTACGTAATTGGGTTTCACATAGAAATTGGATTTCAACATATCTCTAGAACTAAAATTAgatttcacttttaattatcAGAATCAGTTAGACGGTGAAGGTTTTGGGAACCAacaatgattttttaaattggTATTTTAAATATCTTTGGAAGACTtgttttttaaaacaaatttcTGCAAAGTAAAGTCTGATTTCATGTAAATTCTCAATTGGAAGAAGCGGCGTGGCAGATGATTTATTCTTTTGAGTTTGactcaattttaaaattgggCCTTTTCATTCCTGCAGTAAGGttacaaaattttataaattattattagttGTGAATTAGTAATAGAATCTCAACTGATTTATTAGTTTGATTAGTAAATCATGGTTTCGATCACCACATTTGATATtgatttggaattaatattaaatatgtattattatattaatttagaattaatataattaaatccacatttaattaaagaataaaatttgattttatttgttaagcattatttgatatcctatgtgataagcatgctattttaatattagatattaaattgacaattagtatcacaaaattattccccataaaatataagtcttgttttgaaacaaacgcatcgtccatcataattgtttgatgttcctagccttttcgaccacgagttttacgccaaagtgtttactctaaatctacaaggcctaggctcattcatagatgcatggttggcatcgtgtgatggggttgacttgcttaaattgtttagtgacgccaaagcgacctaaatagtttatggatgcatattaattggattaataaaccaagaattgcaaaatagttgttgcaATTGGCTTGAAGGCATACcttgtgatattattgtagtgatCAGCCAAAGCAGgggctgcaataatatagacttggatcttggaccactaaaatttatatttgatataaattcattttttatgtttgggggCATAATATATGtcaaaattagtgggagctaatcaatacaataaacccttgtttgattagtgatgcgaatgtgatctttgcatgcttttctaatttacttttcgttttattttctgttcagataatatgtcaaacttatcttatgagtgtGTGATGGAAACAAATAAActgacta
This window contains:
- the LOC121757505 gene encoding uncharacterized protein LOC121757505, encoding MEMDQDMEQEIEQEHIEKAELEQEMEQEHIEETELEQGPRATLSLSSQMKNHIVQFLQQQCQAGALPHGSFQEATKRFKVHRRTVSRVWGIAKQQIEDGKPVIMRGRASGYTKKTCKVHFDDDKFRQLSFLERSCYRKLACKMGISKTKVGRWAKNNLIRPHTNAIKPALTEANKISRMRWCLTHIQPALDEWKLLYHAMHNTVHIDEKWFYMTKASDRYYMLPDKDEPYRSCRSKRFITKVMFMCAVSRPQFDTDGQTIFDGKICIFPFTEQVPAKRMSKNRSRGTLETKPIPSVNKEAMRECLLNQIIPAIKAKWPTNASKEIYIQQDNAKPHLKSSDSQFDDLASSDGFKFHLISQPANYPDTNVLNLGFFRAIQSLQDDKLATKIDELLGNVWSSFEELTPQTLNNVFLTLQSCLIKILEVHGGNNYKIPHLNKERLRRAVGLPTSLEVEENLVKENLEYLILPQNDVGTSYDIGHLINVLQI